The following are encoded in a window of Hypomesus transpacificus isolate Combined female unplaced genomic scaffold, fHypTra1 scaffold_31, whole genome shotgun sequence genomic DNA:
- the LOC124464009 gene encoding purpurin-like, which translates to MLNLSRMDYSMFALVLVLLACIEQSWATCVVDSFTVKQDFDPKRYAGKWYALQKKDPEGLFLQDNISAEYTIGDDGSMVASSKGRVTLFGFWVVCAEMAAQYSVPEPANPGKMFMNYQGLASYLSSGGDNYWVIDTDYDNYAITYACRTLKDDGSCEDGYSLIFSRNPRGLPPPIQRIVRQKQEEICMAGQFEPVLQSGAC; encoded by the exons ATGCTCAACCTATCCAG AATGGACTACAGCATGTTTGCCCTGGTCCTCGTTCTCCTGGCCTGCATCGAGCAGAGCTGGGCCACCTGTGTGGTGGACAGCTTCACCGTCAAACAGGACTTCGACCCCAAGAGA TATGCAGGGAAGTGGTACGCTCTGCAGAAGAAGGACCCGGAAGGCCTCTTCCTCCAGGACAACATCTCTGCTGAGTACACCATCGGTGATGACGGCTCCATGGTCGCCTCCTCCAAGGGCAGAGTCACTCTCTTTGG ATTCTGGGTTGTGTGTGCTGAAATGGCAGCCCAGTACTCTGTGCCTGAGCCTGCTAACCCTGGCAAGATGTTCATGAACTATCAGGGCCTGGCTAGCTACCTGTCCAGCGGAG GCGACAACTACTGGGTCATTGACACCGACTACGACAACTACGCCATCACCTACGCCTGCCGCACCCTGAAGGACGACGGCAGCTGCGAGGACGGCTACTCCCTGATCTTCTCCCGTAACCCCCgcggcctgcccccccccatccagaGGATCGTCCGCCAGAAGCAGGAGGAGATCTGCATGGCCGGCCAGTTTGAGCCTGTGCTGCAGTCAG gcgCTTGCTAA
- the idua gene encoding alpha-L-iduronidase, translating to MNRCMRATVFIFVLSLKLPQYFSSLYEISVDVGRPLRRLEHFWRSTGFCPPLPHTQADQYDLSSDQELNMAYVGSVPHGGIQQVRIHWMLELVSAEVNKGVLYYNFTKLDQLIDLLRLNGLRPGFELMGSVSNYFTDFEDKRQVLEWRNLVYLIAKRYIEKYGLENVSQWNFETWNEPNNHDFDNVTVSIEGFLNYYDACSEGLWAASDALRFGGPGDSCHSAPHSPYCWAMLQHCYNGTNVFTGETGVRLDYIALHKKGGGYSLPIMQQEIQTVREIQERFPSFRALPVYNDEADPLVGWSRPQPWRADVTYAAMVVKVISQHQDLLLADRNNTINYTLLSNDNAFLSYHPHPFTQRTLTARFQVNNTQPPHIQLLRKPVLTVMGLLALLGETQVFTQVAAEGGSVNGTVGVLASTHAPFVPGTSDTWQTTVLVYNSDDNSTSTSTDHLSVSLQALPAHKGLVYVTYYLDNNVTNPYQLWQSMGSPDYPTPEQFRRLRSMEDPVMEGPLPVPVGGTLTLKVKLLVPSVLLLHVCAQPGAVPDQVNGLRFIGITKGQVLVIWSDHCVNSKCIKTYEVELSQDQKTFFRVNTKDSIFISYVFSPETREVSGVYRVRAVDYWGRPGEYSLRERYSEAH from the exons ATGAATCGTTGTATGCGGGCAACAGTTTTTATCTTTGTTTTGTCCTTGAAATTACCCCAGTATTTTAGTTCCTTGTATGAAATCTCAGTTGATGTCGGCAGGCCATTAAGACGGTTGGAACACTTCTGGAGAAGCACTGGTTTCTG ccctcctctcccacacacccagGCTGACCAGTATGACCTGAGTAGTGACCAGGAACTGAACATGGCCTACGTGGGCTCCGTGCCCCACGGGGGGATCCAGCAAGTCCGCATCCACTGGATGCTCGAGCTGGTCTCagcaga AGTTAACAAAGGAGTTCTGTACTACAATTTTACCAAACTGGACCAGCTGATCGACCTCTTACGGCTCAATGGACTACGACCAG GTTTTGAATTGATGGGCAGTGTGTCCAACTACTTCACCGACTTTGAGGACAAAAGACAAGTGCTTGAATGGAGGAACTTGGTGTATCTCATTGCAAAGAGATACATTG AGAAGTACGGGTTAGAAAATGTCTCCCAGTGGAACTTCGAGACATGGAATGAACCCAACAACCATGATTTTGACAACGTCACTGTGTCAATCGAAG GGTTTTTAAACTACTACGACGCTTGCTCTGAGGGTCTCTGGGCGGCCAGCGACGCCCTGAGGTTTGGAGGTCCAGGAGACTCCTGCCACTCCGCCCCCCACTCCCCTTACTGCTGGGCCATGCTGCAGCACTGCTACAACGGAACCAACGTCTTCACTGGAGAGACAGGGGTCCGCCTGGACTACATCGCCCTGCACAAgaaa GGGGGAGGCTATTCCCTACCCATCATGCAACAGGAGATCCAGACTGTGAGAGAGATCCAGGAGCGGTTCCCTAGCTTCCGGGCCTTGCCTGTGTACAACGACGAGGCAGACCCCCTGGTGGGCTGGTCCAGACCCCAGCCTTGGAGGGCCGACGTTACCTACGCTGCCATGGTGGTCAAG GTTATCTCCCAGCACCAGGACCTGCTGCTGGCTGACCGCAACAACACCATCAACTACACCCTGCTGAGCAACGACAACGCCTTCCTCAGCTACCACCCGCACCCCTTCACCCAGCGCACCTTGACAGCCCGCTTCCAGGTCAACAACACCCAGCCGCCCCACATTCAGCTGCTCAGGAAGCCTGTGCTCACCGTCATGGGCCTGCTGGCTCTGCTAG GGGAGACCCAGGTGTTCACTCAGGTGGCGGCAGAGGGAGGGTCTGTCAACGGCACCGTGGGGGTCCTGGCCAGCACCCACGCCCCCTTCGTGCCCGGCACCTCGGACACCTGGCAGACCACAGTGCTGGTCTACAACAGCGATGACAAcagcacctccacctccacggaccacctctctgtgtccctccaggCCCTTCCAGCACACAAGG GTCTTGTGTACGTGACCTATTACCTGGACAACAACGTAACCAATCCCTACCAGCTGTGGCAGAGCATGGGCAGCCCTGACTACCCCACCCCAGAGCAGTTCAGACGACTCAGGAGCATGGAg GACCCGGTGATGGAAGGACCCTTGCCTGTGCCTGTCGGAGGCACTTTGACCCTGAAGGTCAAGCTCCTTGTGCCCTCCGTCCTCCTGCTCCACGTGTGTGCCCAGCCCGGGGCTGTGCCAGACCAG GTTAATGGATTGCGATTCATTGGCATCACCAAGGGCCAAGTCCTGGTCATATGGTCAGATCATTGTGTCAATTCAAA ATGCATCAAGACATATGAGGTGGAGTTGTCCCAAGATCAGAAGACCTTCTTCAGAGTAAACACCAAAGACTCCATCTTCATCTCATATGTGTTCTCACCAG AGACCCGGGAGGTGAGCGGTGTCTACAGGGTTAGGGCCGTGGACTACTGGGGGCGTCCTGGGGAGTATTCACTCAGGGAGAGATACTCAGAGGCACACTAA
- the si:ch211-155m12.1 gene encoding small nuclear ribonucleoprotein-associated protein B': MKLLVFLLGLLITCHTAPVEDEHRREARSASEEEVENLRLMLTEMKQTLAKVNQLPPAQPVASPKDPSIVVHSIPASGPKPEQNSLPQINLYLSAPVQSSVPQNEPPKQPPNQEVFLATPVTIQGIPFTPNTLPQGGTPFGPFLQHGMPLPGPQQPMSFPMPQPGMGFPMPQQGMGFPMPQQGMSFPMPQQGMSFPMPQQGMSFPMPQPGIGYPMPQQGVVFSFGQRELPPPGTQQAVPQFPPASNPQGISYIALVPQDGASYGSQPQGQTKSLYMPLPPQMPSFNPYGGFGGRPTFGISPPIIFRERSQGSNIQVPAGVEQIEDKEPEHVEPEQEAVKQMAV, encoded by the exons ATGAAATTGCTAGTGTTCCTACTGGGTCTTTTAATCACCTGTCACACAGCTCCG GTTGAAGATGAACATAGGAGAGAAGCTCGGTCTGCAAGTGAGGAAGAA GTAGAGAACCTGCGTCTCATGTTGACTGAGATGAAACAGACTTTGGCAAAGGTCAACCAACTTCCTCCTGCCCAACCAGTGGCATCTCCAAAGGACCCCAGCATTGTTGTCCACTCCATCCCAGCATCTGGCCCTAAACCGGAACAGAACTCTCTCCCTCAGATCAACCTCTACCTCTCAGCTCCCGTGCAGAGTAGCGTCCCCCAGAATGAGCCACCGAAGCAGCCACCCAACCAGGAAGTCTTTCTGGCCACACCAGTCACCATCCAAGGTATCCCATTCACTCCAAACACTCTTCCTCAAGGAGGGACGCCCTTTGGCCCTTTCTTGCAGCATGGCATGCCTTTGCCAGGTCCACAACAACCCATGTCCTTCCCTATGCCCCAACCAGGCATGGGCTTCCCTATGCCCCAACAAGGCATGGGCTTCCCTATGCCCCAACAAGGCATGTCCTTCCCTATGCCCCAACAAGGCATGTCCTTCCCTATGCCCCAACAAGGCATGTCCTTCCCTATGCCCCAGCCAGGCATAGGGTACCCTATGCCCCAGCAGGGCGTGGTGTTTTCTTTTGGCCAACGGGAATTGCCTCCACCTGGAACCCAGCAAGCAGTACCCCAGTTTCCCCCAGCCTCCAACCCCCAGGGAATCTCCTACATAGCCCTGGTCCCGCAGGATGGTGCGTCCTACGGCAGCCAACCTCAGGGTCAAACCAAGTCTCTGTACATGCCTTTACCTCCTCAGATGCCTTCCTTTAATCCGTATGGGGGTTTCGGAGGACGGCCTACATTCGGCATATCTCCTCCAATCATATTCCGTGAGAGGAGCCAGGGGTCTAACATTCAAGTGCCTGCTGGTGTTGAACAGATTGAGGACAAAGAGCCAGAGCATGTTGAGCCAGAGCAAGAGGCAGTGAAACAAATGGCTGTTTAG